From Chloroflexota bacterium:
CACCGGAATGAAGGCATTGCGCAGCGCGTGCCGCATGATTACGACCCGTTCCGTGAGGCCCTTGGCCCGGGCCGTCCGCACATAGTCTTCCCGCAGCACTTCCAGCATCGCCGAGCGCGTCATGCGCATCGTGGTGGCTGAGAGGCCGAAGCCGAGGAGGAGCGATGGGAAGAGGAACTGCAGGAGGTTGCCGCCCGGGTTATCGGTGAAGCTCTGGTAGATCACGGGAGGGATCCAGCGGAACTGGATGGAGAAAAAGACCAGGAGCATCGTGGCGATCCAAAAGCTGGGGACGGACAGGCCGATGAGGCTCACGAATCGGGCCAGGACGTCCGGCACGGAATTGCGCTTGATGGCGGCGATGATGCCCGCCGGCAGAGCGACTGCGATGCCCACGATGGATGAGAAGACGGCAAGCTCGAGGGATATCGGGAACGTCCGCGCGATCTCGTGGGAGACGGGTTGGCGCGTCCAGAGGGACGTGCCGGCATCCCCCGTGAGGAGTCCGCCTATCCAGCTGAAGTACTGGGTGAAAAAGGGCTTGTCGATGCCAAGGATGGCGCGTATCTGGGCCTCGGCCTCTCTGCTGAAGCCGAAGGAGCCGGACTCGGAGGCCATGGCCACGATGGTGTCTCCCGGGAAGAGGCGCACAAGGGAAAAGATCATCAGGGAGACGATGATGAGGGCCGGAATCGTGACCAGGACTCGT
This genomic window contains:
- a CDS encoding ABC transporter permease gives rise to the protein MRDYVFKRVLVTIPALIIVSLMIFSLVRLFPGDTIVAMASESGSFGFSREAEAQIRAILGIDKPFFTQYFSWIGGLLTGDAGTSLWTRQPVSHEIARTFPISLELAVFSSIVGIAVALPAGIIAAIKRNSVPDVLARFVSLIGLSVPSFWIATMLLVFFSIQFRWIPPVIYQSFTDNPGGNLLQFLFPSLLLGFGLSATTMRMTRSAMLEVLREDYVRTARAKGLTERVVIMRHALRNAFIPVITIIGTQLAYLLGGTIIIEVIFGLPGLGRLTLEAVTHRDYTQIQANVMLIAAITMLV